One genomic window of Haliotis asinina isolate JCU_RB_2024 chromosome 4, JCU_Hal_asi_v2, whole genome shotgun sequence includes the following:
- the LOC137281156 gene encoding uncharacterized protein, with the protein MVPTFSPSVMVWGGISKLGVTPLLKMEGRFDSRKHSFAHTQRTLYQAIHAEFPTTAVRGCYFHYSQCVWRKVQDLELVRAYKDNPEVGRLVRRAAALALLPAGNVQDVWVDCMNDGPIGHAKCEQFKDYIVNNWVDFGARFPIAVWNHNNTEGPRTNNHLEGWHHHLNQTVQRCHPNIFSFIFTIKSLESSNRRLLAQMMHGANPPPRKRKYVQLDNRLQNLKTQLQNNQKTPLEFVDAAGRLLKLD; encoded by the exons ATGGTACCGACGTTTTCTCCAAGTGTCATGGTATGGGGTGGCATCAGTAAACTCGGCGTGACGCCTCTGCTGAAGATGGAAGGCAGATTTGATTCTCGCAAACACT CGTTTGCTCACACACAACGTACATTGTACCAGGCTATTCACGCAGAGTTTCCTACCACCGCAGTCCGAGGTTGTTATTTCCACTACTCCCAGTGTGTCTGGAGAAAGGTGCAGGACTTGGAACTTGTACGTGCCTATAAGGACAACCCTGAAGTTGGACGTTTGGTTCGCCGTGCTGCTGCACTGGCACTGTTGCCTGCAGGGAATGTCCAAGATGTGTGGGTGGACTGCATGAATGACGGCCCTATTGGTCATGCCAAGTGCGAGCAGTTTAAAGACTACATCGTGAACAACTGGGTGGACTTCGGTGCTAGATTCCCCATTGCTGTCTGGAACCACAACAACACTGAAGGGCCGAGAACAAACAACCACCTAGAGGGTTGGCACCATCACCTGAACCAAACTGTGCAGCGCTGTCATCCCAACATCTTCAGTTTCATCTTCACCATCAAGTCCTTGGAATCCTCAAACAGAAGACTGCTTGCTCAGATGATGCATGGTGCCAACCCTCCACCCAGGAAGAGGAAGTATGTTCAACTGGACAATCGTCTGCAGAACCTGAAGACCCAGCTGCAGAACAACCAGAAGACACCCTTGGAGTTCGTGGACGCTGCAGGAAGATTGCTGAAATTAGACTGA